One Deinococcus psychrotolerans genomic window carries:
- a CDS encoding tetratricopeptide repeat protein, with amino-acid sequence MAMDMGDYAEARRRLEASLALREQLGLASPITWLHLGNVAMETGELAEARRWYEQAKAGFQAANERHGLASSLKNLGSLMLLSGDFAGAQAVYEQSLRYKLEIGGDIDGLLKNLGDLCRQRGELQAAQTYFLRALGGLLERGSSLLIPDVLEGLGRLFIDLGQGNRGVVLLGAATALEERLGRRISLDIPHLEQCRIWGSGADCRDAAFEAAWTTGRTMTLEQAVAYVQGDTN; translated from the coding sequence CTGGCGATGGACATGGGCGACTACGCTGAAGCCCGGCGGCGGCTCGAAGCGTCCCTGGCGCTGCGTGAGCAGCTCGGCCTGGCCTCGCCGATCACCTGGCTGCACCTCGGCAACGTCGCCATGGAAACGGGTGAACTGGCCGAGGCCCGCCGATGGTACGAGCAGGCAAAGGCTGGCTTCCAGGCCGCGAATGAACGGCACGGCCTGGCCTCGAGCCTCAAAAACCTCGGCAGCCTGATGTTACTGAGCGGTGATTTTGCCGGAGCGCAGGCCGTTTACGAGCAGTCACTGCGCTACAAGCTCGAAATCGGCGGCGACATCGACGGGCTGCTCAAGAACCTCGGCGACCTCTGCCGCCAGCGCGGGGAGTTGCAGGCTGCCCAAACCTATTTTCTCCGCGCGCTGGGTGGGCTGCTGGAGCGCGGCTCCTCCCTGCTGATTCCGGACGTGCTCGAGGGCCTCGGACGCCTCTTCATCGATCTGGGACAGGGCAACCGGGGCGTCGTGTTGCTGGGTGCGGCCACGGCCCTCGAAGAGCGTCTGGGCCGCCGCATTTCACTGGATATCCCCCACCTTGAGCAGTGCCGGATCTGGGGCAGCGGGGCAGATTGCCGGGACGCCGCCTTCGAGGCCGCCTGGACAACCGGGCGGACAATGACGCTGGAGCAGGCCGTGGCTTATGTTCAGGGCGACACGAATTAG